In Apium graveolens cultivar Ventura chromosome 10, ASM990537v1, whole genome shotgun sequence, the following are encoded in one genomic region:
- the LOC141690455 gene encoding uncharacterized protein LOC141690455, whose translation MKDYYQYTLHVRSNEGMTPRLGGRLFQQYLVDAFSSIKQTRLWWFREHQTILRNKFYSHICDSVRKGDSDSSNVGKGVILPAGFVGSKRYMQQNFQDALVVYRYVGHPDIFLTMTCNPLWDEILQMMEYLPGCDSANFPDIITRVFRLKLDQLLEDIKKNGYFGVCSGVMFVSADIPDPDLDPVGYAAVKEFMIHGPCGLQNPKCACMKDMRCIRHFPKRYCDKTTFDYSGFPIYRRRQQDISVHVHKAELDNRWVMPYNHNLLVKYQCHMNVEICCHARSLKYLFKYCLKGHDRATIEVNRRKQRKKADSTEDVVDEISAYFDGRYLCGAEAAYRIFGFSIHHRSISMERLPFHLPNQRNCIFRANESLAKVSAREKYRKSKLEAFFQLNGVDEDAHQYTYDEIPQHYVWNDSARQWNRRKRGFQIGRICYTHHSSACKEYGLLEDDNEWHEVLSQCAKGGLPPQIRQLFVHIIVNCKVTDIKNLWSCHWKHMIEDILLRWRRLVKNDKLILNEKQLEFYALGEIHELLRSIGKSLKNFDQLPQPPDSYLNFGNNNLVLEEAKYDVLQMKVEYEKLLQSCNQEQMQVHNAVLLSINSGDGGLFFVYGSGGCGKTYLWRTLIAKLRLEGEIVLPVATSGITATLMPGGRTAHSRFKIPIILDKFSVCGIGHNSDIAQLIKQTKLIIWDEALMQHRHAFECLDRSLKDIMKAVHPSRLELPFGGITVVLGGDFRQILPVIPLGERADVVLAHYTWVLDIGEGKVAAPEGPHSDDAITIPDMFCDMKSNNTVEKMILSTYPNFMEKSLVPRYLSERAILTPTNQTAGLLNSFIVEKVDGECFSYFSVDVAEDFGGSEDELNSAFPVEYLNAINIPGLPLHELKLKVGVVVMLMRNLNQTLGLCNRTRMIVTKCLKFCVECEVICGSFVGSRHFIPRMELCPSDIRLPFKLFYVAISRVTSPKGLSIFVDDKNGNATNVTNNVVYKEIFCALPKT comes from the exons ATGAAGGATTATTATCAATATACGTTGCATGTTAGGAGCAATGAAG GTATGACACCGCGCCTCGGTGGCCGACTATTTCAGCAATATTTAGTTGATGCATTTTCGTCAATAAAACAAACTCGACTGTGGTGGTTCCGGGAACATCAGACTATACTACGCAATAAGTTTTATAGCCATATTTGTGACTCTGTGCGCAAAGGTGACTCTGATTCGTCCAATGTTGGTAAAGGCGTCATTCTTCCTGCTGGGTTTGTTGGTTCGAAGCGCTACATGCAACAAAATTTTCAGGATGCGTTGGTTGTGTATCGTTATGTGGGTCATCCTGACATCTTTCTTACGATGACGTGCAATCCGCTATGGGATGAAATTTTGCAAATGATGGAGTATCTTCCAGGCTGCGATTCAGCAAATTTTCCGGACATTATTACTCGTGTGTTTAGGTTGAAGCTTGATCAGCTTTTGGAAGACATAAAGAAAAATGGCTACTTTGGTGTTTGTAGCGGAG TTAT GTTTGTTAGTGCAGACATTCCGGACCCTGATTTGGATCCGGTTGGTTATGCAGCTGTGAAAGAATTCATGATTCATGGTCCTTGTGGATTGCAAAATCCAAAATGTGCATGTATGAAAGATATGCGTTGTATTAGGCATTTTCCAAAGAG GTATTGTGATAAGACCACTTTTGATTATAGTGGGTTTCCTATATACCGGCGTCGCCAACAAGATATTTCAGTTCATGTTCATAAGGCTGAATTGGACAATCGATGGGTCATGCCATATAATCATAATTTATTAGTCAAATATCAGTGCCATATGAATGTGGAGATTTGTTGTCATGCACGCAGCTTGAAATATCTATTCAAATATTGCTTAAAAGGTCATGATCGTGCCACAATCGAAGTTAATAGAAGGAAACAGAGGAAAAAAGCTGATTCTACTGAGGATGTTGTTGATGAGATAAGTGCATATTTTGATGGTAGATATTTGTGTGGGGCTGAAGCTGCATACAGGATATTTGGTTTTTCAATTCATCACAGGAGTATTTCTATGGAGCGTTTGCCATTTCACCTTCCAAATCAGAGGAATTGCATTTTTCGTGCCAACGAGTCACTGGCCAAGGTTTCTGCCCGGGAGAAGTACAGGAAAAGTAAACTTGAAGCATTTTTCCAGCTTAATGGTGTTGATGAAGATGCACATCAATACACTTATGATGAGATACCACAACATTACGTGTGGAATGATAGTGCAAGGCAGTGGAATAGAAGAAAACGAGGATTTCAGATTGGGAGGATTTGCTACACACACCACAGTAGTG CTTGTAAAGAATATGGTTTGCTAGAGGACGACAATGAGTGGCATGAGGTATTGTCTCAGTGTGCAAAAGGTGGTTTACCTCCCCAGATCCGACAACTTTTTGTTCACATTATTGTAAACTGCAAAGTGACTGATATTAAAAATCTGTGGAGTTGTCACTGGAAACATATGATTGAGGATATTTTGTTGAGGTGGCGCAGATTAGTAAAGAACGATAAATTAATTCTTAATGAAAAGCAGCTTGAGTTCTATGCCCTCGGTG AGATTCACGAGTTGCTTCGTTCTATAGGGAAGTCGTTGAAAAATTTTGATCAGTTACCTCAGCCTCCTGACAGTTACTTGAACTTTGGCAACAATAACTTGGTACTCGAAGAGGCCAAATACGATGTGTTGCAGATGAAAGTTGAGTATGAAAAGTTGTTGCAGAGTTGTAACCAAGAACAAATGCAAGTGCACAATGCTGTGCTTCTGTCTATTAACAGTGGAGATGGTGGTCTTTTTTTTGTTTACGGCAGTGGGGGGTGTGGGAAGACCTACCTGTGGAGGACTCTCATAGCAAAATTACGGTTAGAGGGCGAAATTGTCCTTCCTGTAGCAACATCTGGAATAACAGCAACATTAATGCCTGGTGGGAGGACTGCGCACTCAAGGTTCAAAATTCCCATTATTCTTGATAAATTTTCTGTATGTGGTATAGGCCATAATTCAGATATTGCTCAACTGATCAAGCAAACTAAGCTCATTATTTGGGATGAGGCTCTTATGCAACATCGACATGCATTTGAGTGTTTAGATCGTTCGTTGAAGGATATTATGAAAGCTGTTCATCCATCTCGCTTGGAGCTTCCTTTTGGTGGTATCACCGTCGTATTAGGTGGTGATTTTCGACAAATCTTGCCTGTGATCCCACTTGGTGAAAGAGCCGATGTTGTTTTAGCTCATTACAC ATGGGTTCTTGATATTGGAGAGGGTAAGGTTGCAGCACCTGAAGGTCCGCACAGTGATGATGCCATAACAATTCCTGATATGTTTTGTGATATGAAGAGTAACAACACTGTTGAGAAGATGATTTTAAGTACTTATCCAAATTTTATGGAAAAGAGCTTGGTTCCTCGGTACTTAAGTGAGAGAGCAATTTTGACACCAACAAACCAGACTGCTGGGCTGCTAAACTCTTTCATTGTTGAAAAAGTTGATGGTGAGTGTTTTTCTTACTTCAGTGTTGATGTTGCTGAGGATTTTGGAGGTAGTGAAGATGAACTTAATTCAGCATTTCCTGTAGAGTATTTAAATGCTATTAACATACCAGGATTGCCACTacatgaattaaaattaaaagttGGGGTGGTTGTAATGCTAATGAGGAATTTGAATCAGACATTGGGTTTGTGCAACAGAACTCGCATGATTGTGACAAAGTGTCTAAAATTCTGTGTTGAGTGTGAGGTGATATGCGGGTCTTTTGTGGGTAGTCGCCATTTTATACCACGTATGGAGTTATGTCCCAGTGACATCAGGCTGCCCTTCAAATTG TTCTATGTAGCAATCAGTAGGGTTACATCGCCAAAAGGTCTATCTATCTTTGTTGATGATAAAAATGGAAATGCCACCAATGTAACAAATAATGTGGTGTATAAAGAAATATTTTGCGCTTTACCTAAGACGTAG